CTGCAGGATCAATGGAATAGAATTCTTCAAAGAGATGGTTTGTACATAGGCTACGCCATTCAAATACATTAGTAAAGTGCTGCATTAATTGATGCCCTTTTACCTTTATTGTTAAATCCTTCAATTTTTTCCCCTTCGGTTGAATTACAACAGGTAAGTAGCATTTAAATGCCTGAAGACTTTGGAAATTTTTTTCGGAATTGAGAAAATACGGGAAATGAAATCCCTGATTTGAGGTTTTTCGAGACCCTAAATCATTATTTCACCTTCGAGGTGAAACAATGATCAAACCGGGTCTTTAGTTCATCTCTGGGGTGAAACAGAGAACCCAGGACAGAATCGTTAAGTCATCTCCAAAATAAATTGCAATGGAATAACTAACTATTTACATATAGAATCAGCTTAAACCATCCAAAGAAAAATTCTTAAATCACCTCTGAATTGACATTGTACCCATATGACGATGCTTTTATTAAAAACAGTTACACTGTTTCATCTCCGGGGTAATAAAAAGAACACCCGCCTTCACAGGCATAACACTCAAGGTTTTTACCCCCCCCTTAAATCACTAAAGCTCCTCCGGGGTAAACCCTAAAAACTGGAAAGAAATTTGCACCCCCGTCTATCATCACCAATACTAAAACCATTACACCTGCCCTCGACAGTCTTGAAAAAACATGAATGGAAAAAACACCATAACAATCGCCGTATGTACTTTCAAACGGCAAAAACTACTGGAAAAACTGCTCCTGAATCTTAACGATCAGTTTACCAACGATGAGTTCTTGTACTCTGCTGCAGTGGTGGACAATGACAGAGAAAAATCCGCAGAACCAGTCATTAAAACACTGAGAAAAAAATGCAGTTATGAGTTGCAATATGTCTGTGAGCCGGTCAAAAGCATAACACAGGCCAGAAACAGAGCTGTTCAGAATGCCGGAGGAGACTTCCTGGCGTTTATCGATGACGATGAGTATCCTGACAGGATGTGGCTTTATAATCATTATAAGAGCATCCATGAATATGCAGCCGATGGTATCCTGGGGCCGGTTCTTCCATACTTTGAGATTGAGCCCCCCGATTGGCTTGTAAAGAGCAGGCTTTGCAATCGCAAAACCTTTTCAACAGGAACAGTGCTGAAAGATCCAGTTTACACCCGGACCGGCAATGTATTGCTTCGGATGAGTCTCTTTGAAAATACCAGAGCCCCTTTTGATAACAGATTCGGTTCTACCGGTGGGGAGGATTCCCATTTCTTTGCAACCGCAATTAATAATGGGAAAGTATTTATCTGGTGTAATGAAGCAATAGTGCATGAGCTTGTGCCTGAATACAGATTTACACGCAGGTACTATATACAAAGAGCACTTCTTAGAGGAGCACTGAATGCACGAAATTCCTCTTTTGTAAGCAAATCGACTGCAAAATCTCTTATCGCATCCGGACTATACACAATATCACTTCCTTTTCTTTTCCTTGCAGGACAGCACCATTTCATGAAATATCTTGTCAGGAATTGTGATCATATCGGCAAGATTCTCAGTCATCTCGGGATAGAACCGGTCAAAGACAGATCATTTCAGGCATAACTATATGTAGACAGGACAGAATAAATATGTGGGAACCTGAATTTTCAAATAAGAATCTCTGGAAAAAGGAACTGCACCCAAACACAGATTTTGTATCAGGGCTTCACATCGACGAGGTAGCACAGACTCTTCTTGTTTACTGGAGAGAACACTGTCTTGAGTGCGCACCCCCGGAATGCTATCACAGTTGTCCGCTCTATGAGGAAAGAGAGGATAAAAGATGTGTACGGGTAAAATATGGTATCTACCCCAACAAAGCATATAAGGGGATGTTTGAGTTTGGTGCGGATGTGAGGTTCAAGCGATGGGCAAGACTGGGAACCATGCTGTATCCAGTCATGCTCTCACCTGATCAGCATCGTTTTTTTCAGAAAATCGACAGAATTGCTGCAGGTCTTGTGCGGACTGCCTTTGCACTTACAAACCCTTTCAATCCCAACCAATGGTTTAAGATCAGGTACCGCAACCCGCAGAGGATACTGTATAAGGCCTATGCGTATTTTCGCGAAAAGATACTTCAGTCAATGCACAACAGAGAAGGTAATCAAATAGAGATAGATTCATTCTTTATGGAGTGCTTCTCCTTTCACCAGAATTCCTTCAGGATGCAGGTGGAGTACACATCTGGAGACAACCGGTTTCGGGACTCTGTTGAGATAAACCCCGGCCGAAACCAACTGGAAATCCCCTTTATAAAATTTCAGAGCAGCTCTGATGTTCCGACTGGAAGCATTATTGTCTTTCCGGAAAACGATCTCGATGTGCGGGTAGTATTCTCATGGCTTGATTTCATTCGCAAAAAACCGGTAAAAAAAAGCGTGGAGATTAAACCTGTACCCGCAGAAAAGGTAAAGTGTGTCGCCTGGGACCTCGACAACACATTATGGAAAGGAATACTTATCGAAGATGGTGCCGAGAAGATTACAATTCCCGAGGAGAACATAAAATGTATAAAGGCTCTGGATGAGCGGGGGATAATCCAGACTATCGTAAGTAAAAACGATCATGACGAGGCCTGGAAAATTCTGGAGCGTTATAATCTTCAGGACTACTTCATTTATCCCGCTATAAACTGGGGGCCAAAAAGTGCCAATCTGGCTGAGATAGCAAAGCGGATCAATATCGGTATCGATACCTTTGTTCTTTTTGATGACTCACCATTCGAAAGAGCAGAAGTAAAGGGAGCACTTCCTCAGGTGCGGGTGTTTGATGAAAAGGAGATAAACATTGCCCTTTCCCGTCCGGAATTCGATGTTCCAGTGTCTGAAGCAGGCAAAATGCGAAGATTATCATATCTCACTGAGATACAGCGGGAGAAGGTTCAGCAGCAGTATAGTGGAGATATAACAGCTTTTCTGAAAGACTGCCGCATGAATATGCGGATATTTGTCCCAACCGAGCCGGCTCATATCTCCCGCTGCCTTGAACTTATCCAGCGCTCCAATCAGCTTAATCTATCATCACGGAGATATTCCGATTCCGAGTTCAGGGAACTGCTCTCTAAATCGGGTGTATTGTGCCTTGGACTCCATTGCAGTGACCGGTTTGGGGATTATGGTATTGTGGGGTTTGCAAGTGTTGATGAATGTTCAGAGACGCCTCGTCTGGTGGATTTTGTCATCTCCTGCAGAGTCGCACAGAAGAGGGTCGAGCATACTTTTATTAACTGGCTGAGATCCCATGAGTTTTCACGCGGATATAAAGTGTTGGGGGCAGAACTGATAAAAACCAGAAAGAACGGGCCTTTGGTCAAGGTGTTCAATGATCTTCCTTTCAGCATAATCGGAGAGACTGATGAGAAAATCTCGATGGTCATTTCAGCACAGAATTTAAAGGAATCCGAGCAAATCATAACAATCATAGACGATACTTCCGGCATCTCCTTTAACAATATTGCTGACTCATCAGGCCCAGGTTCTGTTTGACATGTCCTTTTTACTGAAAATCTGTAAATCAAATTCTTTACAGTTGGAGCGCAGGAATGCTTATAATCAATGCTGATGACTGGGGAGCAACAAATATAATCACTCAGAGGATACACAGGTGTTTCCAGGCAGGAGCAGTCGATTCTGTAAGTGCCATGGTATACATGGGTGATTCTGAGCGTGCCGCAGAACTTGCAAAGAGTGAAAATCTCGATACCGGACTACATGTGAATTTCACCGAACCATTTACCGGAAAGAATGTCTCTGCTCACCTGCAGCATTCTCAGGAAAAGATCATCCGATGGCTCATGAAAAGCAAATTCTCTCAGGTCATCTATAATCCTTTTCTTAAAAAAGATTTTGAGTACGTATTCAAATCCCAGTACCAGGAGTACACCAGACTCTACAATAAAGTTCCGTCAAGAATTGACGGGCATAACCACATGCATCTTTGCGCAAATATGCTCTTCAGTAGAAATATTCCTGAAGGCACCATAGTGCGGAAAAACATCACATTTACAGATAATCAGAACAAAAGCAGGCTGAACAAATTGTTTCGGAAAAGAGTAGATTCGATTCTGAAAAAACGATTTATCTGTACCGATTATTTTTTCCACATCCGCCAGATCACTTCCAGTGAAAACTCAATCTGCTATCCGGCACTCAATCAGATTATCGATCTTGCTGAAAGATACATTCTTGAGGTCCTCGCTCACCCCGGCCAGCAGATTGATTCAGATTTTCTGACCAACACTGAATTTCTGAGAAGAATTGCATCTGTTCCAAGGTGCAGTTTTGCCAATTTACACAAACTGCTATAACCCTGAACACAGCACTCCAATAGTTAAACCGGACACTATCAGGTGTGCGCATAATTGATATTTTAAGCTGAATATAAAGGTTTCAGATTAAAATTTCAGAGTCTCAACTCTTTGTTTTCATGATAGTTTCTTGGTTTAAATCATGATAATCAGGGTCATAATAATACTTTTCTTTCTTTTTGCAGGCTGCCTTGCAAAAGATACATCCAATACGATTACCCGAAGGCACTTCAATTTCGGCCATCAACTGGGATATATCTACTCACAGATGGAAGATGCTTATTTCGAAGAGGCAGGAACCTGGAATTTCCAGACCGGTTTTCTGACATACTACACTTCCGATATGCCCCTTGTCAGGAACGAAAAATGGAAAAAACGGACTATGTTTATCATCCCTCTTTATTTCAAGTATTATCCCACAGATTTTCTGAAACTGGAATTTGACATTACAGATCTTTTTATAGAGTTCCCTTATATAGACCACAGAAACATGGGTGGTAAATCCCCCCGGTTTCTTGCAAAAATGCGAATATTGGAAGAACGGAACTATCTCCCTGCCATCGCATTTACAATAGGAGTCAAATTTTCAAGCGCCAAACCTTACACAATATGGGCAAATGACCACAACTACGATGAAAGCAACGGTCTTGCAGGCGCGGGAACCGGGGTCGCGGATTATCTTTTGTTGTTTACTCTTTCAAAAAACCTGGGTAAGTTTGGTTTCCTGACCACAAGGTTAGGCCTTGCCCCGTTAGGGAGCCCGGTGGAATATGTACGAGGCTCTGCCCAGGCAGACGAAATTCCTTATGGATTATCATACAAGAAACAGTGGAACAAGTGGTCAGGGGTAGTGGAGATAAGCGGAATGTATAATGGCCTCTCTTCAACAGAGCTCGCCCATTATTCCGTCGCACGCCTTCAGGCAGTGCGTCTGTTCAAATCCGGATCACTCACACTGAATTTTGAACATGGACTTACCAGGGAATCTGACGAGTGGGTAGCTGGCTTTTATCAGACTTTCAAATTCAGGTTGAAGTGATCATCTGCAAAGCTAAGGGAGAATGATTCTTGTCACATGCTGTCAATGACACTTTAAAAGGCATAAGAGTATTGCAGAACGGACAATCCCGTGCCGTCAGACTTGCCGCGATGATACTGAGAGATTGTGGTGCTGATGTAGCAGTGATCCGGAAAAGTGATACTTATAAAGAAGATCCTGCCATTGACAGCAGAAAAAACACTCTGATCTTTCAGGATATCACAGACACCCGGATTTCTGATCTTATTAAAAGGACCGATATTCTGATAGATGATGGTCTCAGGGCCGATGAAGATGAAAAACTGAACCATCATATCGCCTCATCAAACCATCTGATTCATTGCTCCATTCCAGCCAGTCTCGAAAATTCCCGTTTACACCTGAATGAAGATACGGTAAGCGCGTTTTCCGGTCTTTACGAAAGTATTACAGGTCTGGAACCTCCCCGCCCGATTTCTCTTCCTCTGGCATCAACCGTTACGGCTTTCCATGCTGTAAATGCCATCACGATGGCTCTCATAGGCAGAGAACGCTGCGGAAGAGGATATTTTATCAGTATCCCACTGGAAAAAGTCGCATTAAGCTTACAGGTACTCACTCTGATGGAGAGCTCCCGCCCGCCTGTGAGCTGGGAGCCGGTCCATTGGCTGTCATCACCTTTCATGGGAGTTTACAAAGGCTCCGATGGAAGGTTTATTTACATTCAGATTGGTTTGCCCCGCCATTTACGGAATTTCCTCTTCCTTATCGAATCT
This DNA window, taken from Fibrobacter sp., encodes the following:
- a CDS encoding glycosyltransferase family 2 protein, with protein sequence MNGKNTITIAVCTFKRQKLLEKLLLNLNDQFTNDEFLYSAAVVDNDREKSAEPVIKTLRKKCSYELQYVCEPVKSITQARNRAVQNAGGDFLAFIDDDEYPDRMWLYNHYKSIHEYAADGILGPVLPYFEIEPPDWLVKSRLCNRKTFSTGTVLKDPVYTRTGNVLLRMSLFENTRAPFDNRFGSTGGEDSHFFATAINNGKVFIWCNEAIVHELVPEYRFTRRYYIQRALLRGALNARNSSFVSKSTAKSLIASGLYTISLPFLFLAGQHHFMKYLVRNCDHIGKILSHLGIEPVKDRSFQA
- a CDS encoding HAD-IIIC family phosphatase — its product is MWEPEFSNKNLWKKELHPNTDFVSGLHIDEVAQTLLVYWREHCLECAPPECYHSCPLYEEREDKRCVRVKYGIYPNKAYKGMFEFGADVRFKRWARLGTMLYPVMLSPDQHRFFQKIDRIAAGLVRTAFALTNPFNPNQWFKIRYRNPQRILYKAYAYFREKILQSMHNREGNQIEIDSFFMECFSFHQNSFRMQVEYTSGDNRFRDSVEINPGRNQLEIPFIKFQSSSDVPTGSIIVFPENDLDVRVVFSWLDFIRKKPVKKSVEIKPVPAEKVKCVAWDLDNTLWKGILIEDGAEKITIPEENIKCIKALDERGIIQTIVSKNDHDEAWKILERYNLQDYFIYPAINWGPKSANLAEIAKRINIGIDTFVLFDDSPFERAEVKGALPQVRVFDEKEINIALSRPEFDVPVSEAGKMRRLSYLTEIQREKVQQQYSGDITAFLKDCRMNMRIFVPTEPAHISRCLELIQRSNQLNLSSRRYSDSEFRELLSKSGVLCLGLHCSDRFGDYGIVGFASVDECSETPRLVDFVISCRVAQKRVEHTFINWLRSHEFSRGYKVLGAELIKTRKNGPLVKVFNDLPFSIIGETDEKISMVISAQNLKESEQIITIIDDTSGISFNNIADSSGPGSV
- a CDS encoding ChbG/HpnK family deacetylase yields the protein MLIINADDWGATNIITQRIHRCFQAGAVDSVSAMVYMGDSERAAELAKSENLDTGLHVNFTEPFTGKNVSAHLQHSQEKIIRWLMKSKFSQVIYNPFLKKDFEYVFKSQYQEYTRLYNKVPSRIDGHNHMHLCANMLFSRNIPEGTIVRKNITFTDNQNKSRLNKLFRKRVDSILKKRFICTDYFFHIRQITSSENSICYPALNQIIDLAERYILEVLAHPGQQIDSDFLTNTEFLRRIASVPRCSFANLHKLL